The genomic interval aaacacaaCTTCTCTTACTTAAAAAGCCAGGAAGAAATTATGCAGGGCTATCATGAATTTTTAGGCTCTAAGTTGTTTGGTGTCTATCATCTTATGATCTTCTTCATTAACAGAAATTCTTTGCCTGAAATAACGTTGATCTCTTGTTTCAGCAATATGTAGTTTTTGACAGTATCTTTTTCCTTGCCATTTTGATGCAGGCTCAAAATTTTTGTGCCCATTGCATGTCTGGCCTTCACAATCATGGTACCTGTTAATTGGACCAATGGAACTTTGGAACGTTCTTCTTTAAATTACAGCAATATAGACAAGCTTTCCATTTCTAATATTCCCATTGGATCACGTAGGTATGCTGCATAAGTTTTTTAAGGAACCGCTCGCTTGGACATGCATGATTTTTCCTCCTCCTTAGTTATCAGACTGTTAGTTCTCACATCTACAATCTCTTTCTTCATGCCTAATGGGTTGCCTTTTCAGAAAGAATTAAATGATTACCAACTGATAGAATCGACATTTTGCTTCATATCTATAGCATTTTTTAATCATACAGCCCACAAGAACTTTCATAATGGAAGTCAAAATTTGAGCTAGGAAGAGAATGATTTCTACAATAAGGTTTGATTTTCTGGGATAGGGATACAATCAGATTAGAAGCATTCATGAATATAAGCTTTGTAATTTCATCACCATGCTAGATTATAAAAAGTGTTCTCAATTTCTTATAAAATCACTTATTGCAGATTCTGGACCCATTTGGTAATGGCTTATGTCTTTACCTTTTGGACTTGCTATGTGTTGAGAAAGGAGTATGAGATTGTTGCCTCAATGAGGCTGCATTTTCTTGCATCTGAAAATCGGCGTCCTGATCAGTTCACGGTAAGATTGGCACTGAATTGCTGATTATTATTAACCAGATTTTGTGGTGGCTATACCATTTGCAATGAATTGCATTAAAATAAGTAGGACTTTTCTGCATACTAGTCATTAAGTTCGTTCAAGTAGTCATTAATCTGATAGAATGTCAATGCCTTTTAGGAGATTATCACCTTGAATTTATCTTTGCTTCTGGGATTtcaggttttttattttttgcaagTGAATGGTCAGTTATATTATGTCAAAGAGGACAAGTAGTTCTTACAAAATTGAGGGATTGACGCTGTTGATGATATCTTTTAAAAATACCAGGACATTCCAAACCTTGTGGGAAATGGAGAATGAGAATGATTCCTTGATTTCTGACGTCAATTACATGATGCAGGTGCTTGTTCGAAATGTACCACCAGACCCTGATGAATCCGTTAGTGAGCTCGTTGAACATTTTTTCTTGGTCAATCATCCTGAACATTATTCAGTGCATCAGGTCAGTACTATTGCACAATTGATTATACAGAAATGCCACTGATTTACTTGCAAAGTatgcatatattatattaacattcaaaagtatgcttaTTTGTTGTATATAGATTTAAGAAATCTAGAAAGAATGGCCAGCATATGATGAAAATATCTGAATTCCTTAATATCTCCAAGTTCCAAAAAATTGTTTCTGAAATATTGCTTTTTTCCATTTGACAAATTGCACAAACATTGAAATTCAGAAAGGCTAGCCAACATGTCCAAAAAATTCAGTTGAGGAATAGATTTGgatttatgatttatgttctTCTGAGCTGAAGTAATTCTATGCTTATGCAGATTGTTTATGATGCAAACAAACTCTCTAAGTTGGtcgaggagaagaacaaaatgCAGAATTGGCTAGATTTCTACCAACTTAAATATTCTCGAAACCAGTCCAAGAGGGCCACTGTGAAGGTGCAGTGCTTGAACTGGTGATTGGTAATATTTTGATGTTGCACTTGACATGTTTTTTATTACTAATATCATGTGAGCAGACTGGTTTTCTAGGTCTTTGGGGAGATCAGGTTGATGCCATAAATTATTATTCATCCAAAATTGAAAGCCTATCAAAAGAAGTGAGTTATACAGTCTAACCTTTCACCCGTACTCCTACAATCATGACATTTTGTGATATCATTGATATATATCTTACATTATTGTTCACCAAATGATTTTGCTTAGATATCACTGGAGGCGGATAAGACCGTGAACGATCCAAAATCAGTCATGCCAGCAGCTTTTGTTTCTTTCAAATCTCGTTGGGGTGCTGCTGTTTGTGCACAAACTCAACAGTCAAGAAATCCAACTATTTGGTTGACAGAATGGGCTCCTGAGCCCCGTGATGTGTACTGGGATAACCTGGCGATTCCTTTTGTTTCACTGGCAATCAGGAGGCTTATTGCTGGAGTTGCCTTCTTCTTCCTTACCTTCTTTTTCATGATCCCCATTGCATTGGTTCAGTCCCTTGCAAACATTGAGAGTATTGAGAAAACGGCTCCCTTCCTCAGACCCATAATTGAATTGTGAGTATCTCTTCACACTTTGCCGTCCGGTGCTTACTGTTCTTGACTTTATCTTCTAAACATGTAGGCTGCTAATTACAATGCAGGAAATTCATAAAGTtcgttatccaaggttttcttcCCGGAATCGCTTTGAAGATTTTTCTGATCTTTCTTCCATCAATACTGATGTTAATGTCTAAATTTGAAGGATTTATTAGTCGGTCGTCTTTGGAGAGAAGATCTGCcacaaaatattacatattCCTATTTGTTAATGTGTTTCTTGGCAGTATAATTACGGGAACTGCATTCCAGCAACTTAATAATTTCATCCATCAGTCTGCAAACGAGTAAGCCATAACTGATAAAACACTATTCATTAAACATTCCTGGATGGTTGCCAATAATTTAGTGAGAAGAATATGTCGTGTTAGTACATGTGTGGTTGAGATTATATATCGAAAACAACTTTCGTCATAGCTAGTTGAATTCTTTCGAGGATTTTCCATGAACTAATTTGATTCTTTCTGCAGCATTCCGAAGACGATCGGTGTCTCCATCCCCATGAAGGCAACTTTCTTTATTACCTTCATAATGGTGGATGGTTGGGCTGGAATTGCTGCTGAGATTCTGAGACTTAGGCCTTTGGTAATTTACCACCTTAGAAACTTCTTTTTGGTGAAGACGGAAAAGGATAGAGAAGAAGCCATGGATCCAGGGACTCTTGAGTTCAACACAGGCGAGCCTCGAATTCAGCTTTATTTCTTACTTGGCCTTGTATATGCTGTAGTCACGCCTCTTCTCCTTCCGTTCATTGTAATATTCTTTGGATTGGCATATATCGTCTATCGTCATCAGGTAAAACTATTTTGTCTAACTTCAGCTCTGTAGTTTTGCTCCCTTCTGTTCCTCGTATGTTTGCAAATATGGCCGGGTTTAAACTTCATGAAATAAGAGTATATATGGTCCTATTTTTCAGGAAAATTGGTGCCATTAACTtctattattttctttatgGTTTTATTGAGACGCCATTTTTATGCTCATTTGAACACCAGGCCTATAG from Benincasa hispida cultivar B227 chromosome 10, ASM972705v1, whole genome shotgun sequence carries:
- the LOC120088309 gene encoding calcium permeable stress-gated cation channel 1 isoform X4, which translates into the protein MAYVFTFWTCYVLRKEYEIVASMRLHFLASENRRPDQFTVLVRNVPPDPDESVSELVEHFFLVNHPEHYSVHQIVYDANKLSKLVEEKNKMQNWLDFYQLKYSRNQSKRATVKTGFLGLWGDQVDAINYYSSKIESLSKEISLEADKTVNDPKSVMPAAFVSFKSRWGAAVCAQTQQSRNPTIWLTEWAPEPRDVYWDNLAIPFVSLAIRRLIAGVAFFFLTFFFMIPIALVQSLANIESIEKTAPFLRPIIELKFIKFVIQGFLPGIALKIFLIFLPSILMLMSKFEGFISRSSLERRSATKYYIFLFVNVFLGSIITGTAFQQLNNFIHQSANDIPKTIGVSIPMKATFFITFIMVDGWAGIAAEILRLRPLVIYHLRNFFLVKTEKDREEAMDPGTLEFNTGEPRIQLYFLLGLVYAVVTPLLLPFIVIFFGLAYIVYRHQIINVYNQEYESAAAFWPDVHGRIIVALVVSQLLLMGLLSTKEAAQSTPLLIALPILTIWFHRFCKGRYEPAFVQYPLQEAMMKDTLERAREPNLNLKGFLQNAYVHPVFKHDEDNLEVETDSEDWQPEPALVPTKRQSRMNTPLPSKHSGPLSSSHSEVDGGVS
- the LOC120088309 gene encoding calcium permeable stress-gated cation channel 1 isoform X3, producing MHDFSSSLVIRLFWTHLVMAYVFTFWTCYVLRKEYEIVASMRLHFLASENRRPDQFTVLVRNVPPDPDESVSELVEHFFLVNHPEHYSVHQIVYDANKLSKLVEEKNKMQNWLDFYQLKYSRNQSKRATVKTGFLGLWGDQVDAINYYSSKIESLSKEISLEADKTVNDPKSVMPAAFVSFKSRWGAAVCAQTQQSRNPTIWLTEWAPEPRDVYWDNLAIPFVSLAIRRLIAGVAFFFLTFFFMIPIALVQSLANIESIEKTAPFLRPIIELKFIKFVIQGFLPGIALKIFLIFLPSILMLMSKFEGFISRSSLERRSATKYYIFLFVNVFLGSIITGTAFQQLNNFIHQSANDIPKTIGVSIPMKATFFITFIMVDGWAGIAAEILRLRPLVIYHLRNFFLVKTEKDREEAMDPGTLEFNTGEPRIQLYFLLGLVYAVVTPLLLPFIVIFFGLAYIVYRHQIINVYNQEYESAAAFWPDVHGRIIVALVVSQLLLMGLLSTKEAAQSTPLLIALPILTIWFHRFCKGRYEPAFVQYPLQEAMMKDTLERAREPNLNLKGFLQNAYVHPVFKHDEDNLEVETDSEDWQPEPALVPTKRQSRMNTPLPSKHSGPLSSSHSEVDGGVS
- the LOC120088309 gene encoding calcium permeable stress-gated cation channel 1 isoform X2 codes for the protein MVPVNWTNGTLERSSLNYSNIDKLSISNIPIGSRRFWTHLVMAYVFTFWTCYVLRKEYEIVASMRLHFLASENRRPDQFTVLVRNVPPDPDESVSELVEHFFLVNHPEHYSVHQIVYDANKLSKLVEEKNKMQNWLDFYQLKYSRNQSKRATVKTGFLGLWGDQVDAINYYSSKIESLSKEISLEADKTVNDPKSVMPAAFVSFKSRWGAAVCAQTQQSRNPTIWLTEWAPEPRDVYWDNLAIPFVSLAIRRLIAGVAFFFLTFFFMIPIALVQSLANIESIEKTAPFLRPIIELKFIKFVIQGFLPGIALKIFLIFLPSILMLMSKFEGFISRSSLERRSATKYYIFLFVNVFLGSIITGTAFQQLNNFIHQSANDIPKTIGVSIPMKATFFITFIMVDGWAGIAAEILRLRPLVIYHLRNFFLVKTEKDREEAMDPGTLEFNTGEPRIQLYFLLGLVYAVVTPLLLPFIVIFFGLAYIVYRHQIINVYNQEYESAAAFWPDVHGRIIVALVVSQLLLMGLLSTKEAAQSTPLLIALPILTIWFHRFCKGRYEPAFVQYPLQEAMMKDTLERAREPNLNLKGFLQNAYVHPVFKHDEDNLEVETDSEDWQPEPALVPTKRQSRMNTPLPSKHSGPLSSSHSEVDGGVS
- the LOC120088309 gene encoding CSC1-like protein At3g21620 isoform X1, with the protein product MASIGDIGVGAAINILSAFAFFLVFALLRIQPVNDRVYFPKWYIKGLRGSPLSSGAIVGRIVNLDFRSYLKFLNWMVAALRMPEPELIDHAGLDSAVYLRIYLLGLKIFVPIACLAFTIMVPVNWTNGTLERSSLNYSNIDKLSISNIPIGSRRFWTHLVMAYVFTFWTCYVLRKEYEIVASMRLHFLASENRRPDQFTVLVRNVPPDPDESVSELVEHFFLVNHPEHYSVHQIVYDANKLSKLVEEKNKMQNWLDFYQLKYSRNQSKRATVKTGFLGLWGDQVDAINYYSSKIESLSKEISLEADKTVNDPKSVMPAAFVSFKSRWGAAVCAQTQQSRNPTIWLTEWAPEPRDVYWDNLAIPFVSLAIRRLIAGVAFFFLTFFFMIPIALVQSLANIESIEKTAPFLRPIIELKFIKFVIQGFLPGIALKIFLIFLPSILMLMSKFEGFISRSSLERRSATKYYIFLFVNVFLGSIITGTAFQQLNNFIHQSANDIPKTIGVSIPMKATFFITFIMVDGWAGIAAEILRLRPLVIYHLRNFFLVKTEKDREEAMDPGTLEFNTGEPRIQLYFLLGLVYAVVTPLLLPFIVIFFGLAYIVYRHQIINVYNQEYESAAAFWPDVHGRIIVALVVSQLLLMGLLSTKEAAQSTPLLIALPILTIWFHRFCKGRYEPAFVQYPLQEAMMKDTLERAREPNLNLKGFLQNAYVHPVFKHDEDNLEVETDSEDWQPEPALVPTKRQSRMNTPLPSKHSGPLSSSHSEVDGGVS